The genomic interval AAGAAGGCGGATCATGAGTGATTCGAGCAGCAGCGAAAGTAATGCCAAGCGGCGGCGTCCGTGGGCGAGTTACCTAGTTGGGTCGATCGCGTTGTTGCTGGTAGGCGGTGCAAGCTATGCGGGATACAAACTCTACTCGCAAAGCGACACTTCGCAGCAAGCTCACTCGCGGCCGCCAACCTCTGTTACCGTCGCATCGGCACAGCGTCAGACGTGGACCACGGAACTCACCGGCGTGGGCACACTCACCGCAGTTCAGGGAACGGAGTTGACCAGTGAACTGGCCGGAAAAGTCGTTGCGATCGATTTTGAATCAGGGGCACGGGTGGAACAAGGCGAACTACTGGTCCAACTGGATACGACCAGCGAGGTTGCACAGCTTGAGTCGTTGGAGCCGCAGTTGCGAAAAGCCAAATCGGATCAGGAGCGCGCGACGCAGTTGATCGAGGGCAATGCCATCTCCAGAGAAGCTTACGACGAAGCGATCGCCGAAGTCGATCGTTTGCAAGCAGCGATCGACAAACAGCGTGCCATCATCGACCGCAAAAAGATTGTCGCTCCATTTGCGGGCACGCTCGGCATTCGGAAGACCAATCTGGGCCAGTATGTTTCGCCCGGCGACGCGGTCGTGAACCTTCAGCAGATTGAACCGATATTCGTCGACTTCGATCTTCCCGAACGCAATTCGGGTGTCGTCGATCTCGGGATTGCGGTGCGAGTTTCCACGTCTGCCTACCCCGATGCAAGATTCATTGGGAACGTTTCTGCAATCACACCGTTGATCCAAGAAACCACACGCAGCTTCACCGTCCGGGCCGAACTGCCCAATCAAGAACGCAAATTGAAACCAGGAATGTTCGCCGACGTCGTCGTGGAGCTTCCGCAGCAACGTGATGTCGTGACGATCCCGCAGACGGCCATCGCAGTCAACGCCTATGGCAGCAGCGTGTTCGTGCTGCAGGAAGCCGAACAAGGATCCGAGCAAACGCTTGCCAAACGAACTTTTGTACGAACGGGCGAGCGACGTGGCCTGGACATCGAGATCATCGAAGGCGTCGAAGCGGGACAGCGCGTGGTTACTTCGGGCCAATTGAAACTGAGTAATGAGTCGCCGGTCACGATCAGCCAGAGAGATGTCAGTGAAGGCGTCGTAGCGGAGCCGACAAAGCCGTGAGCATCTTCACCCGATTCATTGATCGCCCCGTCCTGGCAACGGTGATCAGCCTTGTCATCGCCCTGCTGGGTGCCCAAGCAATCACTCGATTGACCGTCCGCCAATACCCCCAAACGACGTCGACGACCATCACGATTGTCACGCCGTACATCGGTGCCGATGCAGACCTCGTGCAAGGCTTCATCACCACGCCACTGGAGCAAGCGATCGCCACCGCCGAAGGCATTGACTATTTGGAAAGCAGCAGCACGCTGGGCACCAGCACGATCACGGCGAGACTGGTGTTGGGCTACGAACCCAACGAAGCCGTGGCGGAGATCTTGACCAAAATTCAACAGGTCCGCAATCGTCTGCCACCGGGCAGCGAGGACTCGATTGTCACGGTCAGTACCGGCGGTGATCAAGCCGCCATGTACCTTGCCTTCACCAGCGATGTCTTAGAGGCAAGTGAGATCACTGACTACTTGACCCGCGCCGTCCGCCCCCGTCTGGAGACCGTCGCCGGAGTTCAACAAGCACAAACGATCGGCTCGCAAACGATCGCGATGCGGATCTGGCTTGACCCGTCCAAGATGGCTGCGCTTGGCGTCACGCCATCCCAGGTTCGCACCGCAATCACGCAAAGCAACTTCCTGGCTGCCGTGGGCGAGACCAAAGGGCCAAAGCTCGCCATTCCTTTGAAGGCGGAGACGAATTTAGACAGCGTCGATGCCTTTGAGAAACTGGTCATCCGCGAGCAAGGCGATGCGATCATTCGACTGCGAGATGTGGCCGACGTCAAACTGGGAGCAGAAACCTACGACAGCAGCGTGATCTTCGAAGGCAAGACAGTGGTCTTCATCGGCGTCCAGATCGCGCCCGAAGCGAACCTGTTGGAAACGGTCACCGGCGTTCGCGCGCTCATTCCGGCGATCAAAAAGCAACTTCCAACCGGTCTGGAGGGAACGATCGTTTACGACGCTACCGAAACCGTCGAAGACTCAATCGACGAAGTCGTCCAATCTCTAATAGAAGCCCTGGTGATTGTCAGCGTCGTCATCTTCTTATTCCTTGGCTCGTTACGTTCGGCGTTGGTTCCCGCTATCGCCATGCCACTTGCCATCGTCGGCGCATTCTTCATCATGCAGATGCTTGGCTACTCAATCAACCTGCTGACGCTGTTGGCTTTGATTTTGGCAATCGGTACGGTGGTGGACGATGGTATCGTGATCGTGGAAAACGCAACGCGGCACATCGAAGGCGGAGCAACACCAGATCAGGCAGCGAAACGAACGGTCAAGGAACTCGGCACGAGCATCGTCGCGATGAACATTGTCGTGTTGGCCGTATTCGCCCCGATCGGCTTGATGGGCGGATTGACGGGAAGCCTGTTTACCGAGTTCGCCTACACGGTTGCCGGCGCGACGTTGATTTCCGGCGTGATTGCGCTGACGTTATCCCCGATGATGTGCGCAAAAATACTGCGATCAAAAGATAAATCTGGCAGGACGCTCGAACAATCCAGCAGCGAGTCCAACGGCGATCAAGAACAAGATCATACTGCGAACAATAATCGAGACTGGTTCCTCGCCCGTTGGGTCAACGCGGGATTCCGCTGGCTTGCCAGCGGCTATAGCCGCGTGCTCACTGGTGCCCTCGACGCACGCTGGTTGGTGCTTTCCGTTGGCGTCGCAATTCTGGGTAGCCTCTACTTTCTATTCAGCGCCGCCAAGTTTGAACTGGCACCGCCGGAGGATGAAGGCTTTCTGGTGATCACCGCTCAAGCCGATCCCAATGTTTCCATTGACCAACTAGAACGCTGGACATCCGTACTGGCGGAGAAGATTGGCGAGTACGAGGGAGTTGAATTTGTCTTCACGGTCAACGGTGGCGGCAGCGGCAGCGGTGGCAGCAACGGGGCTTTTGGAGGCGTGAGCTTATTGGATTGGGAGCAACGCGAAATGACCCAAATGGAACTTCAACCGCAGCTGCAGTCGTCCGTTGATGAAATCGCAGGTCTGCAATCCGTCGTGATCGCACCACCGGTCTTGCCCGGTGCGGGCGGAGGCCCACCGATCCAGTTTGTCATCAGTTCCATCGACCAGCCACGCTCCGTTCTGGAGTCCGCTCAATCACTTCTCGAAGCGGCCCGGCAGAGCGGAAAATTCACTTTCATTCAGTCCGATTTGAAGTTCGACAAAATCCAGCATCGTTTGT from Stieleria varia carries:
- a CDS encoding efflux RND transporter permease subunit; its protein translation is MSIFTRFIDRPVLATVISLVIALLGAQAITRLTVRQYPQTTSTTITIVTPYIGADADLVQGFITTPLEQAIATAEGIDYLESSSTLGTSTITARLVLGYEPNEAVAEILTKIQQVRNRLPPGSEDSIVTVSTGGDQAAMYLAFTSDVLEASEITDYLTRAVRPRLETVAGVQQAQTIGSQTIAMRIWLDPSKMAALGVTPSQVRTAITQSNFLAAVGETKGPKLAIPLKAETNLDSVDAFEKLVIREQGDAIIRLRDVADVKLGAETYDSSVIFEGKTVVFIGVQIAPEANLLETVTGVRALIPAIKKQLPTGLEGTIVYDATETVEDSIDEVVQSLIEALVIVSVVIFLFLGSLRSALVPAIAMPLAIVGAFFIMQMLGYSINLLTLLALILAIGTVVDDGIVIVENATRHIEGGATPDQAAKRTVKELGTSIVAMNIVVLAVFAPIGLMGGLTGSLFTEFAYTVAGATLISGVIALTLSPMMCAKILRSKDKSGRTLEQSSSESNGDQEQDHTANNNRDWFLARWVNAGFRWLASGYSRVLTGALDARWLVLSVGVAILGSLYFLFSAAKFELAPPEDEGFLVITAQADPNVSIDQLERWTSVLAEKIGEYEGVEFVFTVNGGGSGSGGSNGAFGGVSLLDWEQREMTQMELQPQLQSSVDEIAGLQSVVIAPPVLPGAGGGPPIQFVISSIDQPRSVLESAQSLLEAARQSGKFTFIQSDLKFDKIQHRLLIDRDKAAALGVNVDTIGLDLSTMLSGGYVNFFSYDGRSYRVVPQVQRRYRLVADQILDYRVATRSGELVPMSSFISIKEDVQPRQLKRFNQLSSATLSGVPAPGVSLGEAIDFLKQQSNGTLPNNYVTDWKGVSRQFVSESSSLLLAFGLAVLLMYLTLAAQYESFRDPAVMLISVPMSIAGALVFFAAGVITVNIYTQIGLLALIGSIIRHGILLVEFAGELQTSERLDRRAAIEKAASLRLRSILMTTTATVVGLIPLLVASGGPGAASRFAISFTLGIGMAIDTLFTLFVVPAFYTVLASERH
- a CDS encoding efflux RND transporter periplasmic adaptor subunit, which encodes MSDSSSSESNAKRRRPWASYLVGSIALLLVGGASYAGYKLYSQSDTSQQAHSRPPTSVTVASAQRQTWTTELTGVGTLTAVQGTELTSELAGKVVAIDFESGARVEQGELLVQLDTTSEVAQLESLEPQLRKAKSDQERATQLIEGNAISREAYDEAIAEVDRLQAAIDKQRAIIDRKKIVAPFAGTLGIRKTNLGQYVSPGDAVVNLQQIEPIFVDFDLPERNSGVVDLGIAVRVSTSAYPDARFIGNVSAITPLIQETTRSFTVRAELPNQERKLKPGMFADVVVELPQQRDVVTIPQTAIAVNAYGSSVFVLQEAEQGSEQTLAKRTFVRTGERRGLDIEIIEGVEAGQRVVTSGQLKLSNESPVTISQRDVSEGVVAEPTKP